The DNA sequence TCGGTGTATTCGAAGATGGCGAAGGCAAAGACGAGTCTGGCGATGTAGCTCTGACTTCTCGCTTCACTTACGCTCCTGTTAAGACTGACGACACTGTTGTTCACTTCGGCCTGGGTCTGTCTGAGCGTTCTGCTGACGTTAGCGCCTACAACCTGGAATTCGCTGCTGTAATGGGCTCTTTTCACTTCCAGGCTGAGCAGTTCGAAACTGAACTGGCTGACATGGACGTAGACGGCTTCTACATGCAAGCTGGCTGGATCCTGACTGGCGAACAGCGCCCATACAAAGACGGCGTATTCAAGCGCGTTAAGCCTTCTAAAGACGCTGGTGCTTGGGAACTGGTTGCCCGTTACGAAGACGGTTACGGTAAATACTCTGACGTTGGTCTGTCTACCGTTGAAGGTAACCAGCTGTCCCTGGGCATCAACTACTACCCGAACGACAATGTTCGTCTGGGCCTGAGCTGGATGACTGCCGAAGAAGACGAGTCTGGTCTGGAAGGTGATGAACTGCGTGCACGTGTACAATTCGTATACTAAGGCACACTTTCTGACCATTACTGGCCAGTAATAAAAAAGCCCTGCTAAATGCAGGGCTTTTTTGTTTGCGATTCATACTTTGAGCATTTGGATTGAGGGGAGTACAATTTGCCAAATCCAAGGACGCACAAACGAGATTCCATCATGAAAAAAAGCGCCATTATCCTTTCGCTGGTTGTTTCCCTCTTTGCTGGTGTTACCCAGGCTGAAGAGTCTGAAACCACCATGCTGGATGGCTACAATCGCGCGATGTTCAAGTTTAATGACAAGGTGGATGGATGGGTGCTGAAGCCCTTGGCCAAGGGGTACAGGGCAGTTACCCCTAATGTGGTTGAAACCGGCGTTTCCAACTTCTTTTCCAACCTGGGCGAGCTGATCAACATCCCCAACGACCTGCTTCAGGGCAAATTTAAGCAGGCAGCTAACGATACGGGGCGGTTGCTGGTCAATTCAACCATAGGTATTGGCGGTCTGTTTGAGGTAGCCGACAAGATTGGTCTTGAAAAGAGTGATGGCGAAGACTTTGGACAGACGCTTGCAACCTGGGGAGTTCCTTCTGGCCCATATGTGGTGATTCCGGTACTTGGGCCAAGTACGTTACGTGACTTCCCTGGAACGGTTACAGACAGTGTATTGTTTTCGCCAATAGGTGAGATTGAAAATGTCAGTGTGCGCAACTCACTCTATGGCCTCAAGACTGTGGATACGCGGGCTGGGCTGTTGGAATCGGAAGAATTGATCACCGGAGACCGCTATACTTTTATCAAAGGAGTTTACCTCCAACGTCGTGAGTATCTGATTAAAGATGGTGAAGTTGAAGACGATTTTGGCGATGATTCTGGTGAGTATGGCTCAGAAGAAGAGTTTTAGGGGCTTTTGACCCCTAATCGCTGACTGCGAGGCTGACTCCATTAATAACAATATCAAGCAGCCGTGAGATTATGGATCGCTATAATCGCGAGATTTTATTGATTGCACCTGATAGCCCGGAGCGCCAGCTTTGGGTCGATGGTCTTGCCACCAATGGTTGGAATATCCACTTTGCGACAGAATTGTCGCAACTTAATGCCTATAAAAACAGCCTTGATCCTGCCGTTATCCTTGCAGATTGCGAACTGCTAAACAGGAAAGAGGTGACTCAACTGTTGGCAGTGTGTCAGGAGTTTGGCGAGGGTACTGCAACTGTCCCGGTTTTGGCTGAAGATTCTACCGACCACGTAATTCACTGCATTCGTCATGGCGCAAATGATGTTTTGATCAAGCCTTTCCAGATCGAAGAGTTAATCTCAGTGCTTTCTCGTGCTTCAGGCTTAAAGCAGGCGCTCAGGGATCGCCAGATGTACCGGGATCAATTGGAGCTGGCCAACCACGAGTTGAAAGAAAGTTTAAAGGTTCTGCGACAAGATCAGCTTGCCGGGCGACAGGTTCAGCGTAGTATGCTACCTAAAACCCCTCAGCATCATAAGCAATACACTATCGCTCACCATATCATTCCATCCCTGTATCTGAGCGGTGATTTTGTTGGTTATCACGTCCTTCTTGATCGCTACCTGATTTTCTATTTTGCAGATGTTTCAGGGCACGGTGCCTCCTCGGCATTTGTGACGGTACTCCTGCGCTTTATGCTGAATCGGATTATTCGCAGGCATGTGTTACACCATGAAGAAGAGAACCTGGCCAAAGCGCCACTGGGGCTTGCTGAATCATTAAACAGGCAGCTGCTGGCCACCGGTCTGGATAAGCACATGACGCTGTTCGCGGGCAGTATTGATACGCGAAAGCATGTTTTACGCTATGTGGTTGGTGCCCAGATGCCAATGCCAATCATTGTTACAGACGGAAAGGCTGAATTCCTGCCTGGGAAGGGTAAGCCGGTTGGTCTGTTTGAGGACGCAAGCTGGGATGTTCAGGAGATGTCGCTTCCGGAGCAGTTTTCCCTATTTGTTGTCTCAGATGGTGTGTTTGAACATATGGAAGGCGATTCACTCTCCGATAAAGAACAACAACTGTTGCACCTGGCAGAAACCAAGGGTTCCACCCTCGAGGGTATTTGCGAGGGCCTTGGGCTGGAGGGTGTGGTTGATGAAGCCCTTGATGATATCTCATTGCTTTTTGTATCGAGAAATTGAATGTAATGCGTGGCCGAATACTGGTATCTGAAGAGCAGGGTACTTACGACATTAAGCTGGAAGGGGATGTGCGCATGGTTTTATGCACCTCCCTGAATCGATATATCGAATCTATTTTTCGTGAGGGAAAAGCAACCCAGGTTTTAATTGATTTACTGGATGCAACCGGTGTTGATAGCACTACACTGGGACTCCTGGTTAAATTAGCCATTCACTGTAATCGAGAGTTTCACCTTAAGCCGAAAGTATTTTGTGTTGATGATGGCCTGAACCGAACTCTCGTTACGATGGGTATTGACGAGATCTGTGAACTGCATCGTGAAGCGCCAAATAGTTTTAATGGACTCATAGAACTGGAATGCGGGGATGCTGACCCGGAAGAATACCGCCAACAGGTTTTGGAAGCTCATCGCCTGCTTGTAAAATTAAATCCTGCCAATCACAGTGAATTCATTGACCTGATTCGCGCCCTCGAGGCGGAATGATCGGTCTCTGTCAGTGTCAACAGACCGCTGGCTCAGCGGGTGTTTAATTTGGCTCGAATAAAGTCGCTGTGTGACACATAAATCAGCTCACTAATTCGACGGATAACAGCTTCTTCGTGTTTATCCAGCACATTATCTGCAAAGGCTACTTTCCAAAGGTTTTCAATCAACGTTATCTTTTCCTGATATTCAAAGTTCTCATTTATAAGGCGAGTAAACTGATACAGGGAGGTGGCATCTTTAACTTCCTG is a window from the Porticoccaceae bacterium LTM1 genome containing:
- a CDS encoding porin; the protein is MKKNILALAVAAVAFNANAGTVKTDGEDLVISTKGGLKVKTESNSASFQLGGRIQWDFDQTEVDGGNATSDTDFRRARIFAKGHVGDWGYKAQFNIDGDGVEDLYIRYMGWGKGANVTIGKQKEPFGLEEQTSSKDISILERSALTETHAFGRNVGVQLHGKSGNFTYGIGVFEDGEGKDESGDVALTSRFTYAPVKTDDTVVHFGLGLSERSADVSAYNLEFAAVMGSFHFQAEQFETELADMDVDGFYMQAGWILTGEQRPYKDGVFKRVKPSKDAGAWELVARYEDGYGKYSDVGLSTVEGNQLSLGINYYPNDNVRLGLSWMTAEEDESGLEGDELRARVQFVY
- a CDS encoding VacJ family lipoprotein; protein product: MKKSAIILSLVVSLFAGVTQAEESETTMLDGYNRAMFKFNDKVDGWVLKPLAKGYRAVTPNVVETGVSNFFSNLGELINIPNDLLQGKFKQAANDTGRLLVNSTIGIGGLFEVADKIGLEKSDGEDFGQTLATWGVPSGPYVVIPVLGPSTLRDFPGTVTDSVLFSPIGEIENVSVRNSLYGLKTVDTRAGLLESEELITGDRYTFIKGVYLQRREYLIKDGEVEDDFGDDSGEYGSEEEF
- a CDS encoding SpoIIE family protein phosphatase; this encodes MDRYNREILLIAPDSPERQLWVDGLATNGWNIHFATELSQLNAYKNSLDPAVILADCELLNRKEVTQLLAVCQEFGEGTATVPVLAEDSTDHVIHCIRHGANDVLIKPFQIEELISVLSRASGLKQALRDRQMYRDQLELANHELKESLKVLRQDQLAGRQVQRSMLPKTPQHHKQYTIAHHIIPSLYLSGDFVGYHVLLDRYLIFYFADVSGHGASSAFVTVLLRFMLNRIIRRHVLHHEEENLAKAPLGLAESLNRQLLATGLDKHMTLFAGSIDTRKHVLRYVVGAQMPMPIIVTDGKAEFLPGKGKPVGLFEDASWDVQEMSLPEQFSLFVVSDGVFEHMEGDSLSDKEQQLLHLAETKGSTLEGICEGLGLEGVVDEALDDISLLFVSRN
- a CDS encoding anti-sigma factor antagonist, whose translation is MRGRILVSEEQGTYDIKLEGDVRMVLCTSLNRYIESIFREGKATQVLIDLLDATGVDSTTLGLLVKLAIHCNREFHLKPKVFCVDDGLNRTLVTMGIDEICELHREAPNSFNGLIELECGDADPEEYRQQVLEAHRLLVKLNPANHSEFIDLIRALEAE
- a CDS encoding TerB family tellurite resistance protein, with amino-acid sequence MIARLKAFFQQNIDLSDEKSTVRSVQLAAAALLVEVMVTDNKVETSEEQRVKNLLQTQYELSSDEVETLFELAHQEVKDATSLYQFTRLINENFEYQEKITLIENLWKVAFADNVLDKHEEAVIRRISELIYVSHSDFIRAKLNTR